The Archaeoglobus neptunius nucleotide sequence CACATCCTTGAAGGCGAGTTTTGGGCTCTCTTTCGAGTCGAAGTCCATGAAGAGGGCGTCGATCACTACCCTGTCACGGGGCCACATCACCCCCATCTCGGGGAGGGGGGCGTCGAAAGAGTACACGGAGGCAAAGCAGTTCACGAAGTCGAAGAACTCGATATAGTTGTAGAGGTCACCCAAATCGGAGACATACATGTTTCTGGAAAAGCGTCGTCCACTCTCGGACATGTTCGCAAACTCCCGGGGATACCTGCGCCGGCAGTGCACATCCAAGGCACACTTCACGTCCTCACCTGAAGGGCGTTTCACGGTTACCTATAAGTTCAGTTTTTTATATGAATATAGCGGTTTATGCAACATTTTACTATATATTCGCCCTCCAATTGGCGGAAGTACGGTCTCAAATGAATAAACTCGATAATAACCACGGCAACACTTATATCTGTTTCGTAGTATATTGACACATGTTGGATCCCATAAACTCTGGCGAGGGACGCAAAATCGACATAGCAGCGCTGACACTAATTTTACTTTTAACGGTACCATATCTCTCTATTGTACCGGCGCACGCAGCATCAATTGTGAGCGACTACATATGGCCTGGTGGAAAAGTAATTGTACATGCCTACGATGATTACTTCGCATATCCTTACCTCGACAGGTCATACATGGAAATTCTTGGAACGAAGTATTCTTTGCATGACCAAGCAATATGTCCTAATTACGGACCTACGCCGCACTATGTCTATGCAGTAGCCCCAACCAATATAGGGCCAGAAGGAACTACTGTTCACGTAAAAGCCGCGATATACGTATCGTGTGGCGATTGCGTCCCATCGTGGTATTACGCCGAAAAAGATCTCGTATATCCAACACAACAACCACCGACATTTAGCCTTAGCAAACTTTCAGGTAATGTTGGCGACTCCGTTACTATACATGTAGGGGGCGGTCCGCTTTATCCTAAGTCATATACAGTCACATACAGTTTCGGTTCTATTGTCCTCAAAACCACCTCCTTTAGCCCCAATGACTTAGGCACCTTCACCACAACATGTTATACGCATCCATCGGGCACTTCCTACACGTTCACGGTCCCTACACTCCCACAAGGTACTTACACCGTAAAAGCGACAGTAAGTGGGCTGGCTGATTACCTCCCAACTGAGTACACTGTCGGCCAGTTTGAGATATTTCCCAAACTGTACTCGGCAAGCAAGAACACCTCCACCCAAGAAGTTGGCCTCCCCATCTCCATCTCCTTCACAGGAAAAGGATATGCCGCAAACACGGCATACCAAGTTAAGGTCAAAATAGGATCCCTGTATGCCACTGTTTCCCCTACAACTGTAACCTCAAATGGAGCAGGCGTAATCTCAGGAACTGTAACTGCAATAGTTCCACACGGTCTTTCTGCAGGGTCAAAATCTGTAACACTGTACATTGGGTCTAAAAGTATAAACGTGGGCACTCTTACTGTGAAACAAGGTATCAGTTCCGCGACATTTACGCCGACCAACGCTAATGTAGGGTCAACCATCGTCGTGAAATTCAGCGGTTCAGCTTACGCTGCAAACACTCAGTACTCACCCACTCTTACTATAGACGGGGTGGGAGTATCCCTTTCTCCTTCCAAGGTGCAGACGGATTCAAACGGACAGTTCAACAATGCACAGTTCTCCTTTACGATACCGAACATACCTGGCGGCTCGAAAGAAGTAAAACTGACGGTGGGTACCTCAACGCGAATAATTGGCTACCTGAACGTTGTACCACTCATAACTACTGCTACGATGGACAAGACGAGTGGAAAAGTTGGTTCGACATTCACTATTACGGCAAGTGGTAACGGCTTTCCCACTACGACTCAACCAGTCTCAGTAAAAATAGGAGGGATTAAAGCGACAGTCTCTCCAAATAGTGTATCTCCCAGCACAAGTGGTGACTTCAACAACAAGATGTTCACCGTCACAGTACCAGATGTCCCCTACGGTACCCACCAAGTGCAGTTGACTATAGGTTCCACTTCGACGGTTGTCGGCTCGTATACTATACAATCAAGTCTATCTGCATCGATAGACAAAACAAGAGCAACATACGGCGAAACGGTCAAAGTTACGCTCAACGGAAACGGGCTACCAAACTCTCAGCTAAACGTCATAGTCAAGGTTGGCGACAATCAAGTAACACCTTCTCCCCAACAAGTGACACCCACAAACGGCAAAATAAATACTCAGGTCTCGTTTACGGTCCCAACCCTCCCTCTTGACAACTATCCTGTAACCGTCACTCTGAGTTCTGGTTCGTTCAGCATCACGGCAAACGCAGGGACTCTTACGCTACAGGGAGTCGACCTACACGTAAGCTCCGCCACCGTCACATCCACCCCGCTTGTAGGCAAGCAGACTTCGATATCCTTCACCGTTCAAAACAGCGGCAATCTACCAGCGTCGAACGTAAAGGTGAACGTCCTCGCAAACGAAAACGTAATTGGAACCACCTACGTTACACTTTCGGCCTACGGGTCAACACAAGCCGAAGTCCCCTGGACTCCAAATGCTCCCGGACAAACTGAAATTAGAATTGTTGTAGATCCAGACAACAGCGTAGCGGAGCTCTACGAAAACAACAACGAGTTCAGCACATACGTAATAGTGAAGCACATCAACCTCGCGATTCAGAGTGTAGACGCACCGAGTCAGGTGCTACTCAACCACCAGTACACGTTTAAAGTTACTATCGCCAACACAGGAGATTACCCAAGCGAGTCTTTCACCGTGGCGTTCAAGGAGAACGGGGTGACAACACAGTCTTCCCAAGTGACGAATGTGGACCCATCGAGCACGGTGATCTCGACCTTCACATGGACCCCCACAAACATCGGGACAACGACAATTGAAATCGTCGTAGATTCAGCAAACATGATCGCAGAAAGCAACGAATCTGACAATTCATACAAAGTATCCTACAGTATACTGGCTCCAGAATTAAAAATCGAGAATGTGGACATTCCGGAATTAGTCTATGGTGCAGAGACTACTATAAAGGTGAGGGTGTCCAACTCTGGGAACATGCAGGCAGACACCGACATCACGATCCTCGAAGGGAACTCGGTGGCATCGACGAGCGTCGCGTCCATCTCGGCGGGAGAAACAAGTACCGTAAACCTCACGTACACCCCCGATGTTTACGGCTCGTTCCAGCTAACCGTCTGCGTAGACTACAACAACGCGTTCTCGGAACCTAACGAGGACGACAACTGCTACACAACCACTGTCACCACCAAAGCACCAAACCTGAAAGCGTCCCTAGACGTGCCTTCCAGCGTGGAGATGAAGGAAGGAGGCGTGCCAGTCAACATCACCATCACTAACGACGGGAACTACAACGCAGGCGCGTTCACGGTGCTGATAGACTACTCCTACGGTTCGGAAGTCAGAAGAATCAGCTCCCTCGCCCCACAGGAGTCGGTCAGCATTCAGACGAACCTCGACCTACCGGTGGGCTACCACACCATAACGGTAACCGTAGACGCCTCGGACGAAGTCAAAGAATCGAACGAAAACGACAACATCGTTTCAAAGTCCATAACGGTTACGGGGGCCGATCTGGCCATAACGTCCGTGGACATTCCAGAGACGATACCTCTGGGGAAGACTGCAGAGATAACGGTAAACGTGGAAAACAAAGGGACAGTACAGTTTGACAGCTACAACCTCACACTAAAAGTGAACGGAAA carries:
- a CDS encoding CARDB domain-containing protein; its protein translation is MLDPINSGEGRKIDIAALTLILLLTVPYLSIVPAHAASIVSDYIWPGGKVIVHAYDDYFAYPYLDRSYMEILGTKYSLHDQAICPNYGPTPHYVYAVAPTNIGPEGTTVHVKAAIYVSCGDCVPSWYYAEKDLVYPTQQPPTFSLSKLSGNVGDSVTIHVGGGPLYPKSYTVTYSFGSIVLKTTSFSPNDLGTFTTTCYTHPSGTSYTFTVPTLPQGTYTVKATVSGLADYLPTEYTVGQFEIFPKLYSASKNTSTQEVGLPISISFTGKGYAANTAYQVKVKIGSLYATVSPTTVTSNGAGVISGTVTAIVPHGLSAGSKSVTLYIGSKSINVGTLTVKQGISSATFTPTNANVGSTIVVKFSGSAYAANTQYSPTLTIDGVGVSLSPSKVQTDSNGQFNNAQFSFTIPNIPGGSKEVKLTVGTSTRIIGYLNVVPLITTATMDKTSGKVGSTFTITASGNGFPTTTQPVSVKIGGIKATVSPNSVSPSTSGDFNNKMFTVTVPDVPYGTHQVQLTIGSTSTVVGSYTIQSSLSASIDKTRATYGETVKVTLNGNGLPNSQLNVIVKVGDNQVTPSPQQVTPTNGKINTQVSFTVPTLPLDNYPVTVTLSSGSFSITANAGTLTLQGVDLHVSSATVTSTPLVGKQTSISFTVQNSGNLPASNVKVNVLANENVIGTTYVTLSAYGSTQAEVPWTPNAPGQTEIRIVVDPDNSVAELYENNNEFSTYVIVKHINLAIQSVDAPSQVLLNHQYTFKVTIANTGDYPSESFTVAFKENGVTTQSSQVTNVDPSSTVISTFTWTPTNIGTTTIEIVVDSANMIAESNESDNSYKVSYSILAPELKIENVDIPELVYGAETTIKVRVSNSGNMQADTDITILEGNSVASTSVASISAGETSTVNLTYTPDVYGSFQLTVCVDYNNAFSEPNEDDNCYTTTVTTKAPNLKASLDVPSSVEMKEGGVPVNITITNDGNYNAGAFTVLIDYSYGSEVRRISSLAPQESVSIQTNLDLPVGYHTITVTVDASDEVKESNENDNIVSKSITVTGADLAITSVDIPETIPLGKTAEITVNVENKGTVQFDSYNLTLKVNGKVVQNVTTSLNIVTLQYTPNETGALAIEVEAYPVGAFDVDTSNNRVVETMRVTAPDLYLSVVAPEVVDAQNPFTVTVSVKNQGDGPANGFSLIATYGDQIQTKQALSCDPDKTLTYTFTFTALKNESYLVVKVDPDNIIKETDENNNEFNRSIAVRVPDLRVSIDAPDSAPVNEKQTIQITVTNVGQIKGSGTVTVQVDNTTITSKTVTVDPMKSTTISAYYTPSKDKYSYGSHFTVTAKVETDFGTHTSTATVKVVAPDLTVDYISIPPEVTLGEETYITVRVTNKGDYRAGTFNLKLQNGGSTLGTVTIDGLSPGSSVSKSFRWTPQQLGKYTFEAIVDPENKVVEWDESNNKQTQTVVRAPDLVITGVATNETEFYTYSPYKVKVTVSNIGSAPAENVLVSMEYLNNTKSVTIGKLYPGNSTNVVLFFTPTSNGTVHVNITVDPLDSVMEVNEDNNVYETDFFVNEPPKDLNLTQAKLPEGIQERATMTLSWSMFGGYFACAGAIVYGITQFARTGGELGRKYIMLGILGAIILTSLNSAIGSF